From the Pseudomonadota bacterium genome, the window GCCCCCGGAGGCGCGCATGCCTTCGGGTGCTACGAAGTCACGCTGTGGAAGAACCGCGGCGAACGGATCCGACGTGGTGCCGTGCGCCGGGAGAGTTCCCAAGAGGAGCGCCGCCACGGCGACAAAGGAGACAGAGGATCGAAGACGTCGAGGGACGTCGTTTAGGTTTTTGGACATAATGGCATGTGCACCGACTCGATCTGGCGTGTGAACGAAAACATTTCGAGCAGCCCGACGAACTGCCCGAGGGTGAGTTGCATCTTACTCAAAATTTATGGACTGAATATGTGGCAAACGTCACAAAGTATTTGTGACATATTCACTTGACTTAGATACGAAGTTCAACGTGGTTTTGCAACCGGTACTGTTGAGTCGGTCTCGGCGCCGGGAAGTGCGGCCGAGGCGCGCGGCATCCCGGTCAGGGACCAGCGGCCCGCGGCGGCCATCTGCGCCGCCCCACCTCGCGCGTCCGACGCCGACCCATCCCGGCGCGGGCAGAGAGCGCGCGCAGCCCCGCGAAGCCGTCGCATGCGGCGAGCCCTGGCCGGCCAGCTCGGAGAGCGCCGCTTCGAGCTGGCTCGGCAGGAGCCGCAGGCGCGCCAGGAGATCTTCGAAGAACAGGCCCCCGCCCGCGCAGAGCGCGGCGCGCACGGCCTCTGCGGCCGCGGACAGCACGGGGGCGGCCCGGGGGATGTCGTGATCGCTTCCCAGGCCGCCAGGTCGTGGCGCCGCAGGAGCGTGACCGGCGCCATGCGCAGCGTGGCCGTCGTGCCCTCCCCGGGCGCGGAGGGCATGCGCCGTCGCCATACCCACCTGGCCGGACAGGCAAAAAGTGGTCGAGCCAAGCCGGGGTCGAAGTCCGAAAGGCGCGCCGGAAGCAGGTCGGTCTCCCAGGCTGGTGCCGGTGCTCGAAGCACGCGAGCCGCTCCAGGATGGCCGACAGGGCCGCGGCCGGGCTGAAATGAATAGACTATAAGTGTAGGCTTTAGGAGGGGCGCGAAGAAGCATGGCCTTATCCATAGGGAGGTATACGATTGGATGATTAGATTACATCAATTCAAACGCCAATGGGGGATTGCCAATCCCAGCCCCTTCTGCATGAAGGTCGAGACCTATTTGCGTATGACGGGGCTAGCTTACGAAGTCATCGAGGAAGCATCTCCCTTGAACGCCCCCAAGAAGAAACTGCCTTACATCGACGACGGGGAGAAGGTGATCCCGGACTCGGGTTTCATCATCGACTACCTCAAGGCGAGCTACGGAAACCCGCTCGACGGCGGTCTGTGGGGCGCGCAGCAAGGCGAAGCGCACCTGATGCGGCGTCTATGCGAAGAGAGCCTGCTTTGGCCCGTCGTGTATTCGCGTTGGATCGACTCTAGCGGGTGGAGCGTCATCAAACCGGCTTTCTTTGGCGCCTTGCCTCCCGTGCTGCGAGAGGCCGTGCCCTGGCTCGCGCAACGGCGCGTCAAACGCATGCTGTGGCTGCAAGGCGTAGGCCGTCACCGGTCCGAGGAGATCTATCGCCTTGGCATCGAGGATCTCGCGGCGATCGCCGCCTGGTTAGGAGACAAACCGTTTCTCCTCGGCGCGGCACCGGCCGCGATCGATGCCGCGGTCTATGCGACCCTCGCCAATATCATCGCTCCGCCGATCGCATCGCCTCTCAAGGACTATGCCTTATCTCAGAAGAATGTCATCGGCTATTGCGAACGGATGCGTGAGCGCTACTACGGCGCGGCTTAGGCCTCGACGGGACTCGGTTTCTCAGGGTCAAGGCCGTATTTCCGCAGGGCCTCAATGACGATGCTATGCGGTACGCCGCCTTCATCGGCCAGTGTCTTGAGCGCCGCGACGGCGATGTAGTAACGGCTGATCTCGAAAAACTCCCGCAGCTCGGCGCGTGTATCGCTGCGGCCGTACCCGTCGGTGCCGAGCACGACGTAACGCCTTGGCACGAAGCAGCGGATCTGGTCGGCGTAGGCTTTCATATAGTCGCTCGCGGCAATCACCGGACCGGATCGTTCATTCAGGCAGACGCTGACATAGCTCGCCTTGGGCGTGGCCTGCGGATGGTGTCGACTCCAGCGCTCGCACTCGAGGCCCTCGCGCCGCAACTCGGTAAAGCTGGTCACACTCCACACATCGGAGCCGATGTTGAAATCCTGTTCGAGCAACCGGGCGGCGGCGAGGACTTCATGGAGGATGGCGCCCGAGCCCAGGAGTTGGACCTTGCCCCCAGTGCCGGCATCCTTAAACCGGTACATGCCGCGCAGCACGCCTTCCTCGCTGCCCTCGGGTTTCGCGGGATGAGCGTAGTTCTCGTTGGTCACCGTGAGGTAGTAGAAGATGTCCTCCTGCAACTCGACCATGCGCCGCAACCCTTCTTGCACGATGAGCGCGATCTCGAACGCGAAGGCCGGATCGTAGCCGATGCAGCTTGGGAGACTGGCTGCGAGTAGGTGGCTATGTCCATCCTGGTGCTGAAGGCCTTCCCCGGCCAGCGTGGTGCGCCCTGAAGTCCCGCCGATGAGAAACCCACGCGCGCGGCTATCGCCCGCGGCCCACAATAAATCACCGATGCGTTGAAACCCGAACATGGAGTAAAAGATATAGAAGGGAACCATCTGCACGCCGTGGTTGCTGTATGCGGTCCCCGCGGCGATCCAAGACGAGATCGATCCCGCCTCGGTGATGCCTTCTTCGAGGATTTGCCCGCCGCGGTCTTCACGGTAATAGAGCAATTGACCGTGGTCCACGGGTTCGTAGACCTGGCCCACGGAGGAGTAAATACCGAACTGCCGGAACATGCCTTCCATGCCGAAGGTGCGCGCTTCATCGGCCACGATGGGAACAACGTGCCGGCCAATGGCTGGATCTTTGATCACAACGTTCAACAGACGCACGAAGGCCATGGTCGTGGAGATCTCTCGCCCCTCGGTCCCCTTGAGCAGGGGCTCGAAAGCGCGCGCTTCCGGAAGCTGAAGCGGCGGGGCCGTACGCCGGCGCTGGGGGAGATCCCCGCCGAGGGCCTGACGGCGCTCCGCGAGATAGCGCCGCTCGGGGCTGTCCTCGGGCGGACGGTAGAAGGGGGCCGCGGCGATGGCTTCATCCGAGATCGGAATGTTGAAGC encodes:
- a CDS encoding glutathione S-transferase family protein, coding for MIRLHQFKRQWGIANPSPFCMKVETYLRMTGLAYEVIEEASPLNAPKKKLPYIDDGEKVIPDSGFIIDYLKASYGNPLDGGLWGAQQGEAHLMRRLCEESLLWPVVYSRWIDSSGWSVIKPAFFGALPPVLREAVPWLAQRRVKRMLWLQGVGRHRSEEIYRLGIEDLAAIAAWLGDKPFLLGAAPAAIDAAVYATLANIIAPPIASPLKDYALSQKNVIGYCERMRERYYGAA
- the aceE gene encoding pyruvate dehydrogenase (acetyl-transferring), homodimeric type codes for the protein MENHPDPDPQETQEWIESLEAIIEREGTGRAHFLLEKLVEKARRSGAYLPYSANTAYLNTIPPPKEQRSPGDAAIEWRMRSIIRWNAMAMVVQANRDNPGIGGHIASFASCATLYDVGFNHFFRAPSAHHGGDLVYFQGHSAPGLYARAFVEGRLSEEQLRYFRREIAGKGLSSYPHPRLMPDFWQFPTVSMGLTPIMAIYQARFMRYLHDRGLIDGRDRKVWAFIGDGEMDEPESLGAISLGARERLDNLMFVINCNLQRLDGPVRGNGKIIQELEAVFRGAGWNVIKVIWGSYWDPLIARDTGGFLLKRMEECVDGEYQAYAAKGGDYVRAHFFGKYPELKTLVANMSDADLWRLNRGGHDPHKVYAAYAQAVKHTGQPTVILAKTVKGYGMGESGEGQNFTHQQKKMGEEALKGFRDRFNIPISDEAIAAAPFYRPPEDSPERRYLAERRQALGGDLPQRRRTAPPLQLPEARAFEPLLKGTEGREISTTMAFVRLLNVVIKDPAIGRHVVPIVADEARTFGMEGMFRQFGIYSSVGQVYEPVDHGQLLYYREDRGGQILEEGITEAGSISSWIAAGTAYSNHGVQMVPFYIFYSMFGFQRIGDLLWAAGDSRARGFLIGGTSGRTTLAGEGLQHQDGHSHLLAASLPSCIGYDPAFAFEIALIVQEGLRRMVELQEDIFYYLTVTNENYAHPAKPEGSEEGVLRGMYRFKDAGTGGKVQLLGSGAILHEVLAAARLLEQDFNIGSDVWSVTSFTELRREGLECERWSRHHPQATPKASYVSVCLNERSGPVIAASDYMKAYADQIRCFVPRRYVVLGTDGYGRSDTRAELREFFEISRYYIAVAALKTLADEGGVPHSIVIEALRKYGLDPEKPSPVEA